A region of the Vanrija pseudolonga chromosome 2, complete sequence genome:
GTATGGCGGGGAGCGCTTCTTGGCGGCAGCAgacgcagcggcggcgccattCGTCGCACCGCGGTTGGCTGCAGTCGAGCTGTGAAGAAGGTAGTTTCGCTGAGCATCGAGGTGGGATGTGGCGTGCGATGCGgggggaggagcagcacgGAACGAGAGAATACGGCGGCCCGGCTGGGCGAGGGTGAACGGGCCGGAGTGCGCTGGGGCGCTGTGCGTCGAGTCCATCGATGTGTCGGGTGTCTCGGCGGGGTGCGAGAACGAAGAGTGCTGTGACACTGGGCGAGAAGGAACGAAGCGGTCGAGCTGGGGTCAGTGCGGGTCCGAGGTAAACACCACCTACATCGCGGGCGCTGATCTTGTCCTTGGACGTCTTCTCCGGCAGGACAaactcgccgctgccccggTCGGCAATATTCATGCGGCCCATGCCCTCCCGCAGGCCTGCGAGGCCATCGATGTCGACAGAGCGCTGCTTGACGGGCGAGGGAACCTTGGCCCGGGTGTGGAAGGGGTTCGACCTGGGGCGTTAGGGGGGTGCTGGCCGGGGTGGCTGGTCAACACACTCACGGGTGGCGATCCTTGCTGCTTCCTGCTGCCTCTAAGCCCATGGTGCTAAGGTCGGTTGGGTGGTGAGCTGGAGGGGTTCAGAAGGGCTGGAGAGTGTCTCTGGCCGTGGATTAGGTGGTGCCGGCCTTTGTTGGGCAATGTAGAGGTAGGGACTGATGGGTTGTGCGACAGCGAGGCCAAAACAAAGCAGTCGCGGGTCCGTTTGGATATGACGGAAGCAAAATGTTTGGCGGAACAACTCCAATGCCGCCCGCCCTTACCCCTGTGATGGTaatgtcgccgccgtcgtctttCGTTTCGCCCATTGTCTCCATTCCCAAACCGACGGCACTCCCCTCAGACGCGAATGGCTCTGAACACAGTGTTGGGCGGCCCTGGGCCTTCGACACAACTTTTTCGCCAGCTACGGCTCGGGTCTAgccgcctgctcgtcgaggcgttGTCCACGTCTGCTCCTGCCCCACCACGACATCATCGACAGGCGACAGGCCGACCGGCAGGCCTTGGCATCGGTGTCCCAGTCCGACATGCGTCCACTCTACGGCCTCGACAGTTGAAGTCATCGACACAGGGCTCCCCTATCCTGGTCCCACCACCCGCGGCACCAGaagccagcggcggcggcctcgacgacctccggTCAGCCTTGGAGGAGAAGAACCTAGGCAGGCTCATGCTTGCCTGGGGTGACCTCGTCAAGCTGCAGGGGACAAACGCCTGTCTAGACTCTGACTACGCCGCTATATCCAATGTCATCGACACTGCCCTCAGCAACCCGAAGCTTCAGCTCCGAAAACTGCACGCGGCGGCTCCAAAACAGTACGGCTACCTGCGACACATGGCGATCGAAGCAGCAGCCCACGACAAGTGGCAAGGGCTTCACCGcttccagctcgagctgaTGGCCTTTGGTCTgccgaccgaggcggcgtcaACTTTCCTGGAGTTCAagcaacgccgccgcgccgtcgagggcaaggaggatagcagcggcctcggctcgTATGACCGAGCAGTCCGCCTGGCCACTCGCTTAAGTGGAGAAGGACTGCAACTTCTCATACTTGTTCACATCGCGACCCTGTCCATGCTCGACCACTTCGACAATGAGCGTGTCGCAGATCTCTTGGACACGACGGCCGACTTCCGACCCGAAACGGTGAAATCCTTATCCTGGACCGACATTAAGAAAAGCCTGtcccgcgccggcggtggcagGGTGATGGAGAAGAAGTTCTTGCACAATCTGCGAAGATTCGAGCTCGTCTTGCTTGTGTACCACCCCGACGCACTGGATGCGCGAGTGCGTATCTGGGCAGAGGAGGGAGCTCGGACTGCCCTCTTCCAGCTGTATGACGGTATCATGGCCGCCTCGATCGGAAAGGACCGCTTGATCGTGCCGCAGGACCTGGACGAGGCGGGTCGCTTGAAGTACTATTCCAAAATCCCGCTGGTCGCCGACACATGGAGTGAGTGATGTGTGGCGCCCTCAGCCGCTAACATTGGCAGTGGCATTCATGGCCGCGTTTGGCCGACTAGGCGAGCTGGATCGGATTGTCAAGATGATTTCCGAAGACATCCCACTGCGCAACGACGGTCAACTTCCCAGCGAACACATCCTCGCGACTGCCGTGCAAGAACTCGGCTTCATGTCGGTGAACTCTACAGTTAAGGGTGCGACCCGCAAGGAGGCCGGGAAACAAAGCGATCTGATATGGGACGCCATGGTCAAAGCAGGAATGCAAAGTGCCAGGACCATCGGCAAGCGCATCCTGGTGCTCTCATTGCGCGGGAGGGCAGATGAAGCTGAGAAGCTCCATGAAGAAGGGCTTGCTTCGCTGCGACGGCAGCAGATCAGCGACCAAGACATTTATCTCGACGTGTCGTTGTTCACCCACCTCTGCCGAACGAACAAAGTTGACCGCGCCGTTCGACTCTTGGCCACCCGTCGCCATAGCGATCCCGATACTGAGACTGGCCACTTCCGCTCCATGGTGGGCCAAGCTCTTTCCCCGCCAATGCGGTACGAGGACCAACAGCGACTGTACCGCGCTCTAATGAAGCATAAAGCGCCCGGCTGCAGGATCACGGCCGTGACATACGGCATCATTCTGCGGTACCTCCTCGAGGGAACCAACGACTTGCAGTCCGCCTGCCGAATGATCTGCTTGAACTCGAGGGACGCTGAGCCCATCATCTGGTACACGAATTTGATACGCGGCTTGCTTGGGCGCGGCAACCGGCAAGTTGAGGCGCGAGGCTATGAAGCTGCCGTCTTCATCCTCACGACGCTTGTCCCATACCTGGAGGATGTGGCTCAGTTCAAATATCTGAACTTGTGGCGACTGGTTGCGAGGCCGATCGCGCTGTCCGCAGCCATCCCGGCGCATGTGCGGCACGACCACCTGGCATCCTTACTCGACAGCTTCCCAGGCCAGAGGCATTATGGCAACCTCTTGCGCCGCAACATCATGCGGTACTGTGTGAGCCGGGCCGACGGGCAGGGCATTCCAGAGGCTTTGCTTCACTACAAAGCAGTGGACAAGCCGTTGCCGAATAGCGTCGACTACGATACCCTCATCGACCATTTGATCAAGCACGGATTCCCGCAGCTGGCCCAGGACATTGTCAACGACATACCGCGGAATGGGCGCTACTCGAGCGTGCTGAGGAGGGCAAAGAAGAAGGGTCTTGACGTCGACGAAGCGGCTCTTGGGCCTTATGatggcgccgccaccaacaACGAGTCTGCGGAGGACGCCACCTTGCAGGAACTCGTCGAAGAGGCCGAAgaagaggccgaggacgcggaagagggcgcggcggcgcaggcggcgcgggaGTTTAGTGTGTAGCCGGGTCAATGCATAGCGAGGCAGCATGCAGGTGTGCACGTAGTTGTGCATCGTAACATCGTAACGGAGCACAGGTCGCCGAGTTATCGGTACCTCGGCTCCCTGCCGATATATCGGTGGTGCCCGACACCGGCGAAATGGGGCCCGTTTTGTCGCCCCGCAACCAGTACCACCCATAAATACGGCAGCCTGGTCTCCATCTCTCCCATCTCCTCTCCCCCAAACCACTCACGACACAATGACGCTCCCCGCGACTACCCTGCCGCCGTACCACCCCGACCAGCCCGAGCCGACGTTGCACGCCtgggcgctcgccgacgtcccCACAGCGGAAGAGGACAccatccccgccgccgaggtcctccCTGCGCCCGCTGCGACCGACGTCTTCCCGCGCATCATCCTCGGCTGCGCGCCGTTCGGGTACGGCATCTACGCTGACAAGAGTGTGGTCGAGGGCGTTGAGCCCGTGCGCCTGgtgcgcgctgcgctgcgggcGGGGGTTAATGCGTTTGATACGGGTGAGTcgtcgcgagcacgagcgcagcgagtgcgagtgcggCGCAGATGGTCGAGGTAGTACACGACCCCCAAGGTCTGTGGGGACGGGGGAAGAGCTACCCCCCCGTGGCCCCCTCCATCCCCCACGTCGCCTCATACGGGGTTGAGATGACCCGGGTGTGCTACGGCGTTTCGTGTCGGTGGAGGGCTGTACTTCCGGGGCACAtccgtcgtcggcgggcaaGGCGCCAGCGCAGCTTGCTCAGCATCGGCCAGCAGCGAAGCAgtggcgcgcggcacgcggcacGCATGCCGGTGTACTGTTCACCTCGCCTCCATGCTCGCGTTCGCAGTGCTGCGGGGTCTGCAGTTGACGCGGGTCTCCTCGTGGTCCCGCAGCGCCACCCGCAGGCTCACCCGCTAACATCCCCCACAGCACCCTACTACCACCCGTCCGAGATCGTGCTGGGCAACGCGCTGCACACGCTCGCGGCAGAGTTCCCCCGCGAGTCGTACACCCTCATCACGAAGGTATCCAAGTTTGGCCCGTCGATCGAGAACCACGTGTTCGAGGCGGACGCGGTGCGGAAGAGCGTCGAGCGGAGCTTGAAGCGGCTCAGGACCGACTACCTGGATGTTGTGTGTAAGTGGCACGCTGCTTCCCAGCCCAAGCGCACCGCTAACGCGGTGCTCGTGCAGATCTCCACGACGTCGAGTTCGCTGCGTCTGGCCCGTACCCCGTCCCCGCTGGCCTGCCGCTCGAGTTGCTCGCGTCcgggggcgacggcctcgcgccgccgtacaCGTCCCTCggggcaggcgacgacgcgatcctcgcgtccctcgctgcgctgcgcgagctgcaggccgagggcaagatcAAGCGTGTCGGAATCGCGGGATACACGCTGCCTgtgctcctccgcctcgcgctcgtcgtcctccacaCCACTGGCcgcccgctcgacctcgtccagaGCTACTCGCACCAGACGCTGCAGAACTCGGCGCTCGGGGACGGATACCTCGCCGCCCTGAACGAccaggccaaggtcgagcaggtcgtcaacgccgcgcCCCTGTCCATGGGCCTGCTGACGCGCTCTGGCGGGCCTGACTGGCACCCCGCGCGCAAGGTGCCCAAGCTGCACCCTGCTGTCGGTGAggcggccgacctcgccgccgtgcgcggaACGTCGATCGAGGCGGTCGGCATCGCGTTCGGATACCAAGAGCTCCGGcaggccgacggcaaggtcgtgcccgtcgtcaTTGGCTGCACCAACCTCCCCCAGCTGCACCAGGCGCTGCAGACCTTCCACCAGATCAActcgggcgaggtggacgccaagcgcgacgctGTCGCGGCGGAGATCGTCGAGCTGTTCAAGCAGCGCGGGGTGCACAACTACTCGTGGCAGAGCCCGGGCCCGAACCAGTTTGAGAAGTAGGGTAGTAGCGGCGAAGGAAGGGTAGCATCAGAAGGATAGTTTTGGGTACAACGGTGTATGAGGGGTTAGGGTATGGGATGAATGTCCTGCGGCCTACGATGCGGAGGACAGGCGTCACTCCGcagccgcgctggcgggctTGGCCGGTGGCGTGGTCAGCTCATGCTGCAACTCTGCCCGTGTGCCATTCAGCGTCGTCCAGATCCACTTGATCGCCGTCTCCTGCGGGAGGAACATGCCCACGAGGCGCTGGTACACGCTGTAGGCGGGGTACTTTTGCGTCGTGATCCACTCTGTCAGGCGGGTGCTGGCGCAGAAGAGGAGCGAGAGCTGCGGGGTGAGCTGGGTACAGCCAACATCGTTCAACTCACGAAGAAGGCAGGGCCGAGGCACGCCTGCGCGGGCGGGTGCACGCTCGCAAAGACCGCAAACAGGCCCTGGTTGAGCCAGAagagctgctcggcgacaaaGTTGGGGTGGCGGATGAGCGCGTGCAGCCCCTTTGTGGGGAACCCGGGCCAGAAGCCGGCCGGCACGTCGATAGGCAGCGGgatgccgcgcgcgtcgagcttctgctcgctgccgcgcaTGGCGGCGTGCTTGGCCTCCTGGAAGCGGTACATTGCGTTGTCTCCGGCAGCCTGGAGCGcgatgatgccgaggccggcgagggcgaagaagccgtcgaggaggtgcagTGCGGGGGTCGAGCCCGGCGCGCTGCGGTGCGCGGGCACGAGGAACGACACCGCGGACAGAGGGAGCGCGTAGCCCCCCGGCCCGGCGGAGAGGTTGGCTGCCGGCTGCAGCGCTGCCGCGACGGGGATGCTGAGGGCGAAGATGAGGATGGGCTGGGGGATGGCCACGGCGAAGATGTGGATGAGCTCAAAGGCCCACTTGGGGAGGATCTTGCGGAGCGTCGCGTAGCGGTAGTCCTCTGCCGTGAGGTCGTAcaggcctcggcgcgcagtgTGCCATGTGAGCCGGGCCGACCAGAGGACCTGGAGGGCGAGCATGATCCAGAGGCGGGGCAGGCTGGCGCCGAACGCCTCCGCGTTGGGGTTCACGAGCGCCCAGGCCGCGATCGCGGCACTGCTGACAACCGGCAGCGTCGTGTACACCCTGTCGACCCAGCCGACGTTGCCCGAGACATgggtgaggaggaaggaCGTGGGGATGAGCGCGAGACTGAGGCCGAGGGGCACGTGCAGCGCTGATGTGGTGTTGGGCGAGAAGAGCAAGGTGAGGGGGTTGAGGGttcgctcggcggcgaggagggacgGGAGCGTGCGCAGTGCGTCTAggaaggacgaggcggcggcagggacggcggcggccatcgTAACGAGTGTGCGGGGTGGCGAAGCGAATGGAGAGAGAACGAAAACAAGAGTCGAGTTGAGtcagtcgccgccgacagaCATGTCGCGATGGCAGCCACCCGCCAGCCATGACGTCGTGCCCTACCCCGGGTCCCCACACTATTCGGAAACAACCACCAACTGGAATACATCGAACCGGGCACGCCTTCGACTGAACTTTGTTGACAACGCGCTAGCTTgctgcacgacgacaacgacagtggcagcgcctcgaggcgaGTGTGATCGTCGGTGCGTGTGTGGGCGCGACGAAGTAGGCGACGCGACAGCAAACGCCGTGTCGATACACGGCGTCGTTCTTCTCTTCTTCTCAAGTTCTCTCTTCCGTCGACCGCCTCAGCACAATGTCCATCGCCGCTCTCCGGCGCGCGACCCCGGACCCACGCGCGCCGAACACGCCCCCCACGCCCCTCCTGAGGCTGTACAACTTCctctccaccgccgcgctgtacgccgccgcgccgctgatAGCGCTTTCCGCCCTGATAACGTACCACACCGCCGGCCCCCCAGCCCAATGGATGTCCTACGGCTTTTACGCGTGgtcgcgcctcgccaaggcctTCTTGACGAAATACACGCTCTACCtccccggcgtcgaccccgacgaaGGGCGAGTCCCGAACAAGTTTGCCCAAGagggcgcagcgcgcgcgccgggggTCGGTGTTGCGGTGGTCACTATCCCCCCGGCCACGgaccggccggccgcgctcgccaatgACGCCGTACACGCCGTCGAACGACCGCTGTTCGTCCTCACGcccccggcgccagcgccgcgccgcgcaatCGTCTACTTCCACGGCGGGGCCTACGCCTTCGGGCATCCCCTCCAGTGGCCGTTCGCGTGGCTCctagcgagcgagctggggGTTCCAGTCTACGGTACGTACGTtccctcaccctcctcccacccAAGCTGCAAGCTCACCCCACAGCGCCAAACTACCGTAAAGCCCTCACCCCCGACTCGGCCTTCcccgcgcagctgctcgacgcgctcgcggggTGGGAGtacgtcctcggcctgggctACGCCGCTCACGAGGTGTCGCTGGTCGGCGAGAGCGCCGGCGGGCATCTATGCctgcagctcgcccagctgctctccgacgccggccggccactgccccgcgcgctcgcgctctccGGGCCGTGGTGCGACGCGACGTCCAGCAGCGATAGCTGTTCGCGCAACTACGCGGCCGATTATCttccgctcgtcggccgcctcgccgtgccGTCCTACCTCCGCCACTATGTGCCAGAAGCCCTGGCCCACCGCTACGTCTCGCCTGTGCGCGCCGTACCAGCAGACTGGGCGCCCCTGGCCAACGCTGGGACCAAGGTATATGTCCATGCTGGCGAGTGCGAGATCCTCGTCGATGAGGTGCGCGCCACGGTCGCTGCTAtgcgtgccggcggcgtaGACGTCACGTACGTCGAGGAGACTGGCGGCCTGCACCAGTCCGCTGCTATGGCCTtcagcggcagcgacgcctGGCCCACCTtccgcgacgacgtccgCCCCATCATCCTCGACACCGCCACTAGCACCACCCGCCCCCTCACCGCCACACCTAGCAGCACCCAATCCGTACCCTAAAACCCAGATATGCATAGAAAAGCGTGCCCAGTCGGCTCGCATAAAAAAAAACTCTAGTCCCATCTACTACTACACCTACTCCTCGTCCATTACGTCCTCAGCGGCACGGCCGCTGGGAAAGCTAAACTCGCGGAACAGGGATTCGTATGGGTCCTCGGTCGCGTCGTATGGCGTGCCGAAGATACCCGGCAGTTCcgtcggccgcggtggcgggTATCGTTGGAAGTTTTGAGAGTCGCCTGGGAGGTTGTGTCAGTCATTGTCCGTCGGAGTAGGACGTCCGCGCTAGCGTCGGCGTGGCAGGGGCGGGCGATCACTTAGGGGTCTCGTAGACCAGTGTAGCCCGCCACGACCATCGCCCTCCGCGCGCTATCCTTAATGAACTCACTCATGCTGCCGACCCGCGGCACAATCGGCGCTCCAATCTCCTTCCTCTCAAGCGATCCCCAGTCGACACCGGCAAACCACGGGTGGTTCATGACAtcgcgtgcgccgccgcgcaagTTGCCGAGACGCTTCGTTCGGTCCGCGGTCAACAGACCCCGAATCAAGTCCTTGGCGTACGGGTCGATGTGCGAAGGGAACGCCACCTCGTTGCGCAGGATCTTCTCGTAGATGCCGAGCGGGTGGTCGTCAAAGAAGGGCGGGTAGCCTGCGAGCATCTCAAATGCCAGGATACCGAGCGCCCACCAGTCGACAGCCTTGCCGTGGCCTTGCGACAGGACAATCTCCGGCGCTAGGTACTCGGGAGTACCGCAAAGCGTGAAGGTTCGGTCCTCGACCACCTTTGCAAATCCGAAATCAGCAATGCGGAGGTAGCCTGTCCGGTCGAGCAACAAATTCTCCGGCTTGAGGTCACGGTAGATGATATTGTTCGAGTGGAGGTAGTCGATCGCGAGGACAATGGACGCCAGGTAGAACCTCGTGACGTCGGCAGAGAAACGCCCCGCTCGTCGCAAGTGTGAGAACAATTCGCCACCGGGAATGTAGGACAACAGCATGTAGACGTTGAGGTTGTCCTGGTATGTCGAGTAGAGCTCGACGATGAATGGATGccgcacgcgctcgaggatCCGCCGCTCAGAGTTGATGTGCTCGACCTGCTTGAGGCGCACAATCTCAGACTTTCTCAGCACCTTCATGGCAAAGTGAGGCAGCTGTCCGTCGGCTTGTTGTGTCGACGCAGGGGACGGCGAATGCGGATCCGGCGACTGGTACAGGTGCGGGAAGATTGGGTGGTAGGCCGTCGGCCGGTAAGATGGCCTCTGGCGAACCAGTAAAACACGTCCAAACGTGCCAGTGCCGAGCGTCTCGACAATCTCCCAGTCTTGCAACCGTGCTTGTCCGCGGTGTGGGTGCCAACCGTGAGGATAAATTCCTAGGCTTGATCCGCCTGCAGGGAACCGTCCCTGCCACTgtcccgacgccgagccctcgATCACGCCCTCCATGCCGCCCCAGGAAGACGAAGCGTcccacgccgagggcggcgtcgacatgaGCGACGCGGGTGGTGATAACGGCGCGGCTTGTCCTGGTGGAACGGGGACATAGtctgtgtgtgtggtgtAGTGGTGATCGGGAGTGAGATGATCAAGGGGCAGATCGGCGGCGATCGGCGGAGACAGCGAGCACGAATGGTTAGCGTCACGGCAATCGCGCATAGCCCGTCGGACTTGACACGGCGACTCACGACTAGGCTGAGCTAGCGGCGCAGGACGGCCGATCTGATGTCCGGTCGCGTGAACCGGTGCAGGCGGCTGTCGGAATGCGGCGTAGGGGTCGGCGGTGGGGTTGGCAGCCTgtgcagcagccgcagccgcggATGGAGGCTTCTGTGCTCCTAGCatggcgacgcgctcgtggGGCAGCAAGAGCGACATGGGGTCGAGCTTGAACTTTGCCGGCTTTGCATTGCTGGTTGGCGCTGGCGTGTCCATGATGGGCTATGGTCCCAGTGGGACGACGCCGTTAGTAGGGGGGGTGGGGAATGTGGGTAAAGGGCAACGAGTCGTCGATGGACTTGTTGGAGAGATAAGTGTGTGCCGTGGTAATGAGGCGAGCGTCGAactcgcgtcgtcgtcgacgtcgtagTTCTAGTTCGGCGTCAGATGGCCGTGTATGCGGGTGTGTGATGGGATCGAGGAACGACCAAGTGGCGTGTTGACGAAAGTGAGCCAGACTTTGGACGTCGttcgctctcgtcgtcgtccgtcggcggcgacggtggtaTGCTatgcgtgcgcgcgcgcttgatCCCGGACTTTTGGGCCCGCGGGCGACAGGAACGGCGGTAGGCGGTGAGTTCGGACGCGGTCGGTGTGACGCCGGAGTGTGGAGCTATGCggagcgggcggggcgggggggcggggcggatCGCGGCTGTAGTCACGCAAGCGTGTTTGTGGAGAGAGAGGATGTGGGAtgtggtgtgtgtgatgGAGCAAGAGGAGTAAAAGATGTAGCGGATTGCGATGCAcaatggcagcagcagcaggcggtcAGCAGCCTGCAGTCGTGTcttggtgctgctggtcgATATTATTGCCGTTGGGACTGGTGTGTGGTATGGCAGGGAAGGGGTGTGTgtctggcggcgtcgagcgcccaAAAGGGGACTAGGCAGAGTAAAGAGGGAAACACGAGCTGGATATCCTGAATCAAGGCGCATTTGGGGAGGCGCAAGTTGCACAGTGGCGTCAATCAGGGAAGAACGGGGGGGGGAAGACAGAGGAgggggcacggcggcagACACCACcactggcagcagcagcacggtCAAGTCGACTCATCATCATTTCCGCCCCTTCCTTCCCCGTCCTACTGctcaatgtcgtcggcgtgtgggTCCCTTCCCCTGGTGCCTTGTCCCTGGATGAGGAAAAAAGGAGCCCAGACCTGTCCCTGAGACGATTTGGGTCcagcagctgcaggcggGCCATTTTTTGTCGGGAGAGATGTGCTAGGGTACTAGATTGTGTCCAGGACACGACGACACCTTTTTACCACTTGCCAGTTCAACATTGACCAGGGAGCACGCACGTAGAGCAACCAAGATCGAGGCAAGACGCagcaagctcctcgccggcgccggcgcccgtACACGCCCGGTGCCTGTGCCGTTGACATATATCCAAAAGTCTAAAATTTACGCAACAGCGCAGAGGGAAGGGAGCCATATGCAAAggtcgagtcggtcgagatcgcgtcgacgacaaaccacgacaccaccacgctCATGCTCCTTCCTGCAGCCTGTGCCTGAAGGAACACTGACTGTTGTCTCTGACACTCATCATCAGGACCAATTGATACCTTGATGTCATGATGGCcacgccgtggccgtgggcgCAGCCACAACCAGACaggtggcgcgtggcgtgcCGTGGTGGCTCAACGTGGCTCGGCTGCATACGCGTGCAGGAGTGCAGTGCGTGCACCCCAACAAGCAGCGCACGcagcaaggccaaggctgctggCCAAGGAGGCACGTACGCCACGGACGGCTTGcagtcgccgacgcggcgtgcCGTTGGCGTGTTGTTTGGTcattgctgctgccggccgGCTGCCGCGACACACGCCGGCTTGCTGCTtctgatgctgctgctgcgcgctgcgcctgatgccaggcagccagccccCTGCCCCTGCACCGCAGGGCCACCGCACATCGCAACTTGCACATCGtgatgcgcgcgccgcggcggcggcggaggcggcggatTCGCGTCGGGCTGACTGGCGTGTCGGGGAGCGACGTggccgagaccgaggtcgggcgggcggggtaTAACGACCTCGTCGGATTGTGGCACTGCGGCGACACCCACTGCGACAAGTATTAGGCCGATACGACGATGATGGCACGACCTAGCTGGCGTATCTCGGCGAGCCAGCCATCAACGTGCGCAGCatcacgcacgcacgcactcACGCACGTAGGCCAGCGGGAAGCTAAAAACGCAGTCTCAGATCTGCATTCATTCATGGCGACGCACGCGCGTGTTGTGTTTCAGCGCGCGCTTCGCCGACCGAGTGAGAGACTCTGCGCACGCCacagccgccgctgcacacacccacaccgaGCCCACGGCCCGGATAcagacgtcgccgccggggGCGACTTCCGCCCGTGCGTACGTCTTGTTCGCCGACACCGAGATGCCGCATGCCGCAAGACATGTCTGAGTGGCTgtggctgggcggcgctAGCTGCCGACCGAGAGaggtgggcgtggcgggtcggtcggtcggtcagtCTGCCCCAAGCCGGGcactggcggcgctgggcgctgcAGATAATGGCGCGATGCTGTCGGCAGAGACTTGCCGAGAGTGATACTCACTCActccacgacgccgaggctcaacgccgcgccgcgcgccgccgagagcCGTGAGCCGCGGCTCCTGCAGTCACAGTCGCCGTGGTGTATCGGCGTGATGCGAGACACTGTGCTGAGAGGCAAGACGGAAAGCACTCCCGAGGCGTTCACGGAGATGCGCTGACATGCTTGAGGGTGTGAAGTGACAGAGAGTGGGAGGCGGCCGGCGTTGGTGGTCATCGCCCGTGGCAGAGCTAGGCGTGGCGGAGGGCTGACGCTACACCATGGTGGCATGGGGTATGACCCATTCCCCCTCCTATCCAACTTCTTCCTATCCAACTTCTTCCCCTCACGCCTCTTTGCACCCATCGCATCATAGCAACACATCAGCGGCATACCGCACACCGCTGCATGTCGTTCGGAGCgcggtgccgtcggcgcggacattgaggggcggggcgggagaTATCCGGCGGACGGGGCGGCGAAATCCGACAACTCGTTCGTCGACAGCGCCGTGGCGAGGCATAAGAACGACTCTTGCGCGCTCCCTCTCTCCCCCAGCCTCCCCAACCCCACCCACGCATACACAATGACGACCAGCACGAACCCCAACAAGACCCCCGTCCCCGCGGCAGGCAGCACCGCGATCTTCACGCGCGTCATTCAGTCCGGCCCGCTCGTCTTCTTGGCGGGCCAGACGGGCAACGACCCCGCCACGGGCAAGCTCGTGCCCGGGGGCATCGTGCCCGAGACGGTGCAGGCGTTTGCGTCTATCAAGGAGACGCTGGCGCATGCTGGCTTGGGGCTGGAGGACTTGGTGTCTGTTACTATCTATGTGCGCGACTATCCTGAGAACATTGCCGCGTTGAACGAGGTGCGTAGGGCTCGAGAGACGGACATGTGTGGACGGACAATGTGCTGACaagccggcgcgcagctctACCCCACCCTCTTCCCTGCCGGCGTGCCCCTCCCCGTCcgcaccgccgtcggcgtcgctgccctccCGCGTAACGCTGCGGCAGAGTACCAGGTTGTGAGTtcttgtggtggtggagggaCGCTGATCGACCGCAGATCGCGGCTCGTCGCGAGTAGTGCGTTTGTAGCTATGCACAGTCTTGTATTGGAGTGAGGGAGGGGTGAAGTGACATGGC
Encoded here:
- the PH0854_0 gene encoding RutC family protein produces the protein MTTSTNPNKTPVPAAGSTAIFTRVIQSGPLVFLAGQTGNDPATGKLVPGGIVPETVQAFASIKETLAHAGLGLEDLVSVTIYVRDYPENIAALNELYPTLFPAGVPLPVRTAVGVAALPRNAAAEYQVIAARRE
- the LGALDH gene encoding L-galactose dehydrogenase, encoding MTLPATTLPPYHPDQPEPTLHAWALADVPTAEEDTIPAAEVLPAPAATDVFPRIILGCAPFGYGIYADKSVVEGVEPVRLVRAALRAGVNAFDTAPYYHPSEIVLGNALHTLAAEFPRESYTLITKVSKFGPSIENHVFEADAVRKSVERSLKRLRTDYLDVVYLHDVEFAASGPYPVPAGLPLELLASGGDGLAPPYTSLGAGDDAILASLAALRELQAEGKIKRVGIAGYTLPVLLRLALVVLHTTGRPLDLVQSYSHQTLQNSALGDGYLAALNDQAKVEQVVNAAPLSMGLLTRSGGPDWHPARKVPKLHPAVGEAADLAAVRGTSIEAVGIAFGYQELRQADGKVVPVVIGCTNLPQLHQALQTFHQINSGEVDAKRDAVAAEIVELFKQRGVHNYSWQSPGPNQFEK
- the bah gene encoding Acetyl-hydrolase → MSIAALRRATPDPRAPNTPPTPLLRLYNFLSTAALYAAAPLIALSALITYHTAGPPAQWMSYGFYAWSRLAKAFLTKYTLYLPGVDPDEGRVPNKFAQEGAARAPGVGVAVVTIPPATDRPAALANDAVHAVERPLFVLTPPAPAPRRAIVYFHGGAYAFGHPLQWPFAWLLASELGVPVYAPNYRKALTPDSAFPAQLLDALAGWEYVLGLGYAAHEVSLVGESAGGHLCLQLAQLLSDAGRPLPRALALSGPWCDATSSSDSCSRNYAADYLPLVGRLAVPSYLRHYVPEALAHRYVSPVRAVPADWAPLANAGTKVYVHAGECEILVDEVRATVAAMRAGGVDVTYVEETGGLHQSAAMAFSGSDAWPTFRDDVRPIILDTATSTTRPLTATPSSTQSVP
- the SPCC594.04c gene encoding putative protein, with the translated sequence MAAAVPAAASSFLDALRTLPSLLAAERTLNPLTLLFSPNTTSALHVPLGLSLALIPTSFLLTHVSGNVGWVDRVYTTLPVVSSAAIAAWALVNPNAEAFGASLPRLWIMLALQVLWSARLTWHTARRGLYDLTAEDYRYATLRKILPKWAFELIHIFAVAIPQPILIFALSIPVAAALQPAANLSAGPGGYALPLSAVSFLVPAHRSAPGSTPALHLLDGFFALAGLGIIALQAAGDNAMYRFQEAKHAAMRGSEQKLDARGIPLPIDVPAGFWPGFPTKGLHALIRHPNFVAEQLFWLNQGLFAVFASVHPPAQACLGPAFFLSLLFCASTRLTEWITTQKYPAYSVYQRLVGMFLPQETAIKWIWTTLNGTRAELQHELTTPPAKPASAAAE
- the PRKX gene encoding cAMP-dependent protein kinase catalytic subunit PRKX; translation: MDTPAPTSNAKPAKFKLDPMSLLLPHERVAMLGAQKPPSAAAAAAQAANPTADPYAAFRQPPAPVHATGHQIGRPAPLAQPSHYVPVPPGQAAPLSPPASLMSTPPSAWDASSSWGGMEGVIEGSASGQWQGRFPAGGSSLGIYPHGWHPHRGQARLQDWEIVETLGTGTFGRVLLVRQRPSYRPTAYHPIFPHLYQSPDPHSPSPASTQQADGQLPHFAMKVLRKSEIVRLKQVEHINSERRILERVRHPFIVELYSTYQDNLNVYMLLSYIPGGELFSHLRRAGRFSADVTRFYLASIVLAIDYLHSNNIIYRDLKPENLLLDRTGYLRIADFGFAKVVEDRTFTLCGTPEYLAPEIVLSQGHGKAVDWWALGILAFEMLAGYPPFFDDHPLGIYEKILRNEVAFPSHIDPYAKDLIRGLLTADRTKRLGNLRGGARDVMNHPWFAGVDWGSLERKEIGAPIVPRVGSMSDSQNFQRYPPPRPTELPGIFGTPYDATEDPYESLFREFSFPSGRAAEDVMDEE